Part of the Gammaproteobacteria bacterium genome, CAGAGCACATACCATTAATATTGAGATGCAAATTGCTGCCGTACATGCGATCAGTGAGCTGGCGTATGAAGAGGTTCCTGCTGAAGTTTTAGCGGCCTACCCACAGCAAACTCATCTCGCGTTTGGACCTGATTATATTTTACCTAAACCTATGGACTCTCGTTTAAAAACCCGTGTCTCTGCCGCCGTAGCTAAAGCGGCAATAGAATCCGGTGTAACATCTTAAGGAAAAATTGATGCGGCATAATACTCACACTTCTAGAGCCGCATGGCTTATCTGTACACTGGCGGCTATGTTTTATTGTTACGAATATTTATTGCGTATTTCTCCCAGCGTCATGTCGACAGAATTAATGCAGACGTATCATTTAACAGCAAGTCAATTTGGTAATTTAACCGCTTACTATTATTACATTTATACGCCTATGCAGATTGTGGTCGGCGTGTTGTTCGATCGATTTGGGACACGCGTCCTTCTCACCTTAGCCTGCTTAATTTGCGCGTTAGGCACCTATTTATTTGCGGGCGGCGATTCTGTCTCTGTTGCTGCTGTTGGCCGCCTGCTTGTAGGACTAGGCTCTTCGTTTGCATTCGTAGGTTCTTTGAAATTAATTACCATTTGGTTACCAGAAAGGCATTTTGCTTTAGGTGCTGGTATTATGACTGCACTAGGCTCAGTTGGCGCCATTACAGGCGATATCATTTTAACAGAGCTCGTACAACATACCGGTTGGCGTGAAGCAACGGTTTATGCAGCCATAGTTGGGGTTGTTTTAGCCATGGTTCTTGCTGTAGTTATTCGTGATACCCCAAAAACTGCGCAAGCTCACACTTATCGTGTTCCATTTCAAACAATCATGAGCGGCTTGTGGGAAGCTCTAAAATCTAAGCAGATCTGGCTAACCGGCGTTGTTGGATGCTTAATGTATTTGCCTATTTCAACGTTTGGAGAACTTTGGGCTATTCCCTATTTAGAACAAGCACGAGGTTTTTCTCCACACGATGCGGCGGCTGCCGCATCAATGACTTTTTTTGGCTGGATGATCGGTTGCCCTCTTTCTGGATTTATCTCTGATCATTTTAGAAATAGACTCATTCCTATGTTTGTTGGCGCAGTGGCGTGTTTACTATTTTTAGCGATATTCTTATACGCCCCTAACCTATCATTAAATACTTTACGTGTATTATTTGTCTTATTAGGCATGAGTGGTAGTGTACAGGCACTTGTGTTTGCCATAGGGCGTGAATCAAGTCGACCAGTGATTGGAGCCACAGTTATTGCTCTGATGAATATGTTAGTCATGATGGGCGGCGGCGTATTCCAACCTGTTGTTGGTATGCTGCTTGATCTCCACTGGGATGGCGGCATGTTAGAAAATGGGACAAGAGCTTATACAGCTGATAGCTTTGTTTTTGCGCTCAGTGTGCTGCCTATTGGCGTCATTCTTTCATTGGTTACTCTATTTTTCATGAAAGAAACACATGGAAAATTAAGAAGCCAATAGATTAATTAATGTTGTTAATTTTTCTAAACGTTGCTGATTAATATAGTGACCAACTGCTTTTCCGTCACTTTGTTTTAGAAAATCTTTAGGTAATTCAATTTTATTGGCGCAATAAAAAGCTGACAATACATGACTCGAATTACCTAAAATATCGGTAGTAATTTCACATAGTCGCAGCCATTGTTTAAAACGGCCTTCGCGCCGAAACGCGTCAAGAGAAGTGAATAAATCAAGCAGCTCACCAGGAGATAACTGCATTATATTTTTATAAACTGGCTGATATTTTATGAGAAGAGTAACCATTTCAAAAATAGGCTTTGGCGCACGATAGCGTTTGCATAAATTTTCTATTTCTGTCATTAAGCGGGTAGATTGCATCATCAAAACAATACGCTCAAAAACCTCATGCGCAATAGAACTAATTTTTTTCAAGCAAAAAATGATCTCGTTTTTTTTATTTTTAAACACAGGAAAAAGCATTTCTAAAGCACTGCAATCATCTAGAACCTCTATAAATCTCCAGGGGGCTATTTCAGACATTGCTTTTTCAAATTCTTTCCACACACGTTCCGCGACTAATGCATCAACCTCACCTTCTTGAACCATTCTCTTCATAAGCTCATTGGTTTCATGAGCAACAGAAAAGTCTGAAAAACGCGCAGCAAAGCGTGCGACTCGTAAAATTCGCACGGGGTCTTCCGAAAACGCGGGAGAAACATGACGCAAGACCTTTTCTTGTAAATCTGAAATTCCATGATAGGGATCAATCAATACGCCTAATTCATTTTTTGCAATCGAGTTAATGGTTAAATCGCGACGCATCAAATCTTCTTCCAAGGTCACCGAAATATCCGTATCAAAGACAAAACCATGATAACCTTTAGCCGTTTTTCTTTCCGTGCGGGCTAAAGCATATTCTTCTTTAGTTTTAGGATGCAAAAAAACCGGAAAATCTTTACCAACTTGCTGATAACCCTTCGCCAACATGGCTTCCTGAGTTCCACCGACAACTACCCAGTCCCGTTCTTGAATCGGCAATCCAAGCAACTCATCTCGTACTGCACCACCGACTAAATAAGTTTTCATAGCTTCCTTTTTTTACATAAAATTAAAGAGCTTCAGAACAAAAATAAGCCGCAGTTACGATACGTGTACGCTTGAGATGTTTTTTCTCTAGCAAGCCCGAGCGCCTATCTCCGGTAATCAGATAATCTGCTTCGCTGGTAAG contains:
- a CDS encoding MFS transporter, which produces MRHNTHTSRAAWLICTLAAMFYCYEYLLRISPSVMSTELMQTYHLTASQFGNLTAYYYYIYTPMQIVVGVLFDRFGTRVLLTLACLICALGTYLFAGGDSVSVAAVGRLLVGLGSSFAFVGSLKLITIWLPERHFALGAGIMTALGSVGAITGDIILTELVQHTGWREATVYAAIVGVVLAMVLAVVIRDTPKTAQAHTYRVPFQTIMSGLWEALKSKQIWLTGVVGCLMYLPISTFGELWAIPYLEQARGFSPHDAAAAASMTFFGWMIGCPLSGFISDHFRNRLIPMFVGAVACLLFLAIFLYAPNLSLNTLRVLFVLLGMSGSVQALVFAIGRESSRPVIGATVIALMNMLVMMGGGVFQPVVGMLLDLHWDGGMLENGTRAYTADSFVFALSVLPIGVILSLVTLFFMKETHGKLRSQ
- a CDS encoding multifunctional CCA tRNA nucleotidyl transferase/2'3'-cyclic phosphodiesterase/2'nucleotidase/phosphatase, giving the protein MKTYLVGGAVRDELLGLPIQERDWVVVGGTQEAMLAKGYQQVGKDFPVFLHPKTKEEYALARTERKTAKGYHGFVFDTDISVTLEEDLMRRDLTINSIAKNELGVLIDPYHGISDLQEKVLRHVSPAFSEDPVRILRVARFAARFSDFSVAHETNELMKRMVQEGEVDALVAERVWKEFEKAMSEIAPWRFIEVLDDCSALEMLFPVFKNKKNEIIFCLKKISSIAHEVFERIVLMMQSTRLMTEIENLCKRYRAPKPIFEMVTLLIKYQPVYKNIMQLSPGELLDLFTSLDAFRREGRFKQWLRLCEITTDILGNSSHVLSAFYCANKIELPKDFLKQSDGKAVGHYINQQRLEKLTTLINLLAS